The genomic stretch TACGAATCAGCGCACTCCCGCTGGTACTGGGGCACGAAACTGTTGCTGATCACCACCCCGGACGGCACGGTCACCGGGTTCAGCCTGGCGAACCCGAAACTGGCCGGCGAACGCGAACAGACCCGCCAGACCCTGACCCGCCAGCCGATCAACCGGCCCGAACCCGGCAGCATCATCGTCACCGACAAGGGCCTCTCCGGCGCCGACGTCGAAGAATTCCTCGACGACCTGGACCTGACCCTGGTACGCCCGGCCCGCCGGGACGAGAAAACCCCGCGCCCGTTCCCGAACTGGCTGCGCCAACGCATCGAAGCGATCATCTGGACCCTGAAAAACCAGCTCGGCCTCGAACACCACAACGCGCGTGTCCCCGCCGGACTCTGGACCCGCGTCCTGCAACGCCTCCTCGCCCTCAACGCCGTGATCTGGCACAACTGGACCATCGACGCACCGGTCAAACGCTCACTAATCGCCTACGACCACTGACCCCGCCACCAGCACACAATTTCCGGTCAACGATCTAGCAGTTCGATCAGGTCACCGGTCGTTCCGCCGACCACGAATCCCAGCCCGACCACCGCCACACCGGCCGGCGCCAGCAGCCTGTGCTCGCCCGTGAGCGCGAGCAGGAGCATCGCGCCGAACCCGGCCACGTGGAAGTGCGCAGCCGTGAGCCCGAGAATCCCGGGCGGGAACCCGAGCAGCGCATATCCGGCCCGCTCGGCCGCCAGTCCCGCCGCGGCCACGGGCAGGCACGCCGCCGCGAAGGCCACCAGCCAGTCGCGCCGGAGCAGCACCGGAACCGCCGAGCAGGCGACGAGGTAGGGCAGGCAGAGCAGGCCGGCGACCCAGCCGCGCGGCAGGGTCATCGCCACGACGGCGGGCACGGCAACCGCGGGCCACCAGCGGACGAGCCTGGTCCGATGTCCGAGCGCCCCCAACCCGAGCGGCACGAAAAGCAACACGCACACGGCGACCACCGCGTACAGCCCGGCCCAGCCGGCTCCGCTCAGCCTGTCCATGACGCCCCCTTGAACGCGTTCAACTGAACATGTTCAAGTTAGCACGCCGTCAAGCCCATCCCACGACCCGCAGGGGGCCGGCAGGGCCGGCGCGAACGGGGAGCCGTCAACGAGGCGTTCCGGCCCATCGGGAACGGCTCGGGCCGCATCCCGGGCGAGCGCCGGCGCCTCGAAGTCGGGCGCGTAGGGGAGGCCGAGATGCTGGCCGCCTGCAAGCCCGGCGAGCGGGACACCTTCGTACGGGTCCTGATCGGTCTCACCCGGCGCTGAGCAGGCCGATGGGCGGGCTCAGCACCCGCCCATCGGCTGACGAACCGTCAGTCCTCGACCCGGAACCCGATCTTCAGCCGGACCTGGAAGTAGGCGACGTCGCCGTCCACCACCTGGCCCCGGATCTCCTGGGACTCGAACCATTCGATGTTGCGTACGGTCTGGGCCGCCTTGCGGATCGCCGTGCGGATCGCGTCGTCGACGCTTTCCTGGCTGCTCCCGACGACCTCGGTCAGCCGGTACACGTGATTGCCCATGACAGCCTCCTCGAGTCGGATCTTCTCACTCAACCAGACCGTGGCCCCCGGCGTGAGAAATGCGCGCAGCCGCCGCCATCGTGGCGGGGCGGGGCGGGATGGACGAGATGTCCTGGGCGAACTTGCCCACCGCGGTCGCCACGGCGTCGGCGTTGGTTTCCAGCGCGAACGTGTTCACGTTGCCGATCAGCTTGTACTTCTTGCGGAGCTGGGCGTAGACGGCCTTGTCGGCGCCGTCGCGTTCGGGGGTGAAGCTGTCGCACGCCTGGTGGTAGCAGGGGTCGTACGCCACGCCGGCGATACCGCCCCACTTCTTGACGTCCTCCGTGGTCTTCTCGACCTCGGCCCCGGTGAACAGGCCGCCGGCCGGGATGCCGGTGCCGATGAACGGGCCGTAGTCGGAGCGGCCGGTGAAGTCGGACGGCGCCGTGGCCTGCTTGCGCTTGGCGAAGAAGTCGAGGAAGACCTTCTCGATCTGCGCCGAGCCGTCCGGCCCGGGACCGGCGCCTGAGGCGGCCGAGTCGTCACCGTCGTACACGCCGAACATGTAGTTGGGCGAGCCGATCATGTCGAAGTTCAGGTACAGCTTGATCTTCGCGTGCTCGGCCTCGGTCAGGCTGTTCACATAGAACGTCGAGCCGACCAGGTTGGCCTCCTCGGCGCCCCACCAGGCGAACCGCAGCTTGTTCTTGCTCTTGAGGTTGCGGGCGTGCAGCGCGGTCTCGAGGATGCCGGCGCTGCCGGTGCCGTTGTCGTTGATGCCCGGCCCTTCCGGCACCGAGTCGAGGTGGGCGCCGGCCATCACGACGTTGTCGGCGTCGCCGTAACGGGACTCGGCGATGACGTTCTCGGTCTGGCGGACCTCGGCCACTGTGTCGGCCGTGATCGTGACGGTCAGGTCAGCGGTGCCGGCGAACGCCACGCCCTGCGGGTAGGAGATCGAAATGGCCGGGATGCTCACCGGGTCGCCGAGCGTGCCGAGGAAGAGGTCCTGACGGTCGGGCGCGGTGGTGTTGCCCTGGTTCATGATGATGACGCCGGTCGCGCCCGCGGCCTGGGCGTTGGCCGCTTTGATGCCGAACGCGCAGCCGCCGCGCTGCACCAGCGCGATGTTGCCGGTGACGCCGGTGAAGTCGGCCGCCTCACAGCCCGACGTGCTGGTGTTGGGCGTGGTCAGCTGCAGATCGACCGGTACGACCGTACCGGTGGCCGTGCCGTTGCCCGAGCAGTCGAGCACGTCGTAGTCGACCTGGTCCACGTACGTGGTCAGGTTCGGGGTGTTCTGGGTGAACGACGACGCGTCGTCGGAGCAGAAGTTGAACGGGAACGGCTGCCGCGTCACGCGATAACCCGCCGCGCGCATCAGGCCGGCGACGTAGTCGGCACTGCGCGTGTAGCCGGGTGTCCCCGAGGCCCGGGTGTCGCCGTTGAGCTTGGCGATCGCCTGGAAGGCCACCAGGTGGCGCAGCACGCCCGCGAGCGTGACCGACTTGGCGAGGTCGGTGGATCTGCCGGACGCCTGGGCCGGCTGCGCGACGGCGAAGCCACCGAGCAGGACCGCGGCCGCCGCCGCTGCGCCCACGCGTTTGAGAAGAGTGCGAGACACCACGTTGTGCTCCCCTGTTGACGGACAGTGAACGGGACATCCAGCAACCTAAATGAGTCGATGAGTTACCGGGAACCTCCGTTCAGGGGAGCACTGCCACGCACTTCGAGGTGGTAGGGCACGATGATCCGGCGGGCGGGCGGCGGATCGTCGCGGCGGGCCACCCGCTCGGCCAGGCAGGCGAGGGCCGCGTCGGCCAGGGCAGCCTTGTCGGGCGAGACGGTGGTGAGCGCCGGGTTGGCGTACCGGCCGTCCTCGATGTCGTCGAACCCGGCCACGGCGAGGTCCTCGGGCACGCGCAGCCCCCGCTCGATCGCGACGTGCATGGCGCCGAGGGCGAGCTGGTCGGTGAAGCAGAAGACCGCGTCGAACTCGGTTCCGCTGTCGAGCAGCCGGTTCATCGCCGCGGCGCCGTCGGCCCGGTGCAGGCTCTTCACGTCAACTTCAAGTTCTTTCCCGTACGGGATCCCGGCCGCGGCCAAGGCCTGCCGGTAACCCTGCGCACGCCGCGCGGCCGTGCCGTTCTCGAGGTGCGGCTGGAGCCCGACGGCGGCTATCCGGGTGCGGCCGCTTTCGATCAGGTGGCGGGTGAGGGCGGCCGCCGCGGCCACGTTGTCGATCGCCACGTGGTCGAGCAGCCCGTCGGCGTCCTGCTCGCCGAGCAGCACGAGCGGGGCGCTGTCGGGCCGTCGGGTCAGCTCGGCCGGCGAGAGGGCCCACGGGCTCACGATCAGGCCGTCGACGGACTGACCCCGTACGCCGTCAAGCAGTTCTCGCTCCCGGGCGGCGTCGCCACCGGTCTGCTGCACCAGCAACGTCCACGCGTACGCCTCGGCGCCGTCGGCCAGATGCCCGGCGAGCTCGCCGAAGTAGGGCGAGGCGATCTCGGGCAGCACCAGCGCGACCAGCCCGGACCGCCCGCCCCGCAGGTGCCGCGCGGCGGCGTTGGGTTTGTACTGCAGTTCGTCGATGACCCGCTGCACGCGCTCGCGGGTCTGCGGCGAGACCAGCGGAAACCCGGAGACGACGTTGGACACCGTGCGGACGGAGACACCGGCGCGCTCGGCGACCTGCCTCAGATTGGCTCCCACGGAAGCATCGTACCCAGCACTTGCAACGTGGCATGCAACGTTGCAACATGGGGGTATGACTATTGCTGAGGGAGCCCGCGAGGCGATCTACACCGACGGCATCACCGCCCTGCGCGGCGCGTTCAGCGTGGCCTGGGCCGACGCGATGCGCGAGGACATCGAGGCCGCGTTCGACGAGGCCATCAACCGTCCCGGCGGCGCGGTGGGCCGCGGCCCGAAGCGCTACTACGTCGAGATCCACCCCGAGCAGCTGCGCGGCTTCGTCGACCTGGTCACCCACCCGTGGGTCACCGCCGTGTGCACCGACGTCCTCGGCCCCGGCTACGAGATCGTCGAACTCGGCTTCGACATCCCCTTCGCCGGCGCGGTCAACCAGCCGTGGCACCGCGACTTCCCGATGCCCGAGGTGACCAGGAAAGAGGGCCGGCTCAACTCCCTGGCCTTCAACCTGACCGGCGTCGACACCACCGACGACATGGGCCCGTTCGAGATCGCCCCCGGCACCCAGTTCGACGACAGCCCCGAGTTCGGGCACGAGATGTTCCCGCCCAAGACGCACTACGCCCGCTACAACGAGCTGGCCGTCCGCAAATACCCCCAGCGCGGCGACATCTCGGCCCGCTCCGCGCTCACCGTCCACCGCGGCACGGCGAACAAGTCGGAGCTGTCCCGCCCGGTGCTGGTCCTCGGCGTCGACGCCCCCGACGCCACCAACGGCGACAAGCACGCCATGGCGGTGACCCAGGGGTACTGGGACGCGCTGCCCGAGCAGGTCCGCGACCACCTGCACTGCCCGATCGTCGACAAGCTCACCCCGATCACCCAGAAGCACACCATCGAGGGCCTGGTCATGGGCGACGCCTGAGCCCTCCCCCGCAGCCGCCGATGACCTGGGCCTCAACCGGGAGACGCCGCGCAGCTGGGTACGGCTCGACGACGAGCGTCGCGGCGCGAGCCCTCGGCCCGCGCATGCGGTCCCGGCGGCGGGTGAGGCGGCCGGCCCGGTCGAGCAGGAGAACGCCGAGGTGCGGCACCGGTTCCGGGAGCTGGAGGAGGAGCGCGACTTATCTGTACCGGCCGCACATTCTTCCGGTTTCAAGAAGGCTCTGAGCTCGACCACAGAATGACGAGTTGCACCCACCCGCAGCCGAACGACGGCCGCGAGTGGTCACCGCAACCACCCACCGACCGCGCCCACACAACTCCTGTCAATCCGCACCAGGGCGCAACCCGCCCCGCACGTGCGCGACCACATCACCCCGGCGTCGCACCACATCCGCACGTGGACTACACAGAGCCGGCTGTAACGGCCCTCGTCGTCGACAACTCCGGCCAGTTGATCTGGCAGCGCTGCGGTGACCAGCGGTAACGCTGTCCGCCCTCAGCGGACCTCGGCCGCGCTCCATAAGATCACGGGCACCACATAACAGATCCACTCGGAAGAACGCCCCTTGTTGTTCGTCGGCGCGCCCTTACACCCCGCCCGCGACGGTGACGGCACGGCGTAGCAGCACCAAAGCCGCAGCCACCACGGCCGGGCCGACTCCCCCAGCAGCTCGCGGACGGCCTACCTGCAGGCTCTGAGCACGTCGAACTCGCAGCCTGGCTCGTTGGGGTCGAAGCCGTGCTCAAGCAGCCACCGGGAAGCCGTCAGGCTGCGGACCGACCACCACGCGCGGATCACGTCGACGTCCACGTCGGCGCCGTAACCGGCGAGCAGGTCGTCCAAGCGCTCCTCGTGGCCGAGTGTCAGCACCGCGAGGTCGAGCAGCGGGTCACCCTGAGCCGCCTCGGACCAGTCGATCACGCCGACCAGCTGGTCGCCGTCCACGAAGAAGTGGGTGATCTGCATGTCGCCGTGGACGAAGGCGGGTTTCCAGGGGCGGAGCGCGATCCCGGCGACCTCGCGGTTGCGCCGGATGAGCGAAGGCGGGAGCACACCGCTGCCCATGAGCCACTCGCACTCGGCGTCGAGCTCGGCGGTGATCTCGTCGAGGCCGGGACCGATCCACGGGGGCAGCGGCGCCTCGTGCAGTTGTCGCACGGCGGCACCGACGGCGGCCCACGCCGCCGGGGAGGCAGGTGACGGCTCCCCGAGAACGCCGAGGGCCATGCCGGGCACGGCGGCGACGGCGAGGACGTTCGGCCGGCGCCACAACACCCGCGGGGTCGGCAGAGGGGCCAGGGCCATCGCCTCGACCTCGCGATCAAGACGCCGCGGATCGCCGTCGACCTTGAGGAAGACGTCACCGACACGCAGCGTGGCGCGCTCGCTGTGCGCCACGACAACGCTGACCTCATCCATGCAAGCCCACGCTGACCTCACGCATACCGGCCATTGTGCGCAACGTGCCCGGCGCCGTCACCCGATATTCGAGGTCAGCCGAACAGGTCGGGCCGCTCCCAGTCCTCACCCCGTACGTGGTGGTCGAGGAAGGCCAGCACGGTCGCGTACCAGGCCTTGGCGTTGCCCGGGGTGAGGATCCAGTGGTTCTCGTCGGGGTAGTACAGGAACTTGTGCGGCACTCCGTCTTCCTTGGAGCGGGACACCAGATCCCACCACAGCCGCAAACCCTCGCCGATCGGCACGCGGTAGTCCTTGTCGCCGTGGATGACCAGCATCGGCGTGGTGATGGCGTCGGCGAAGCGGTGCGGCGAGTTCTCGTGCTGACGCTCCGGGCTCAGCTCGCGCGCCCAGTAGAACGAGTGATCGGTGGTCGCGCCGAACTGGTCGAGCGCCCACAGCGACGCGTGGGTGACGATGGCGTCGAAGCGGTCGGTGTGCCCGGCGACCCAGTTGGCCATGTACCCGCCGAAGGAGCCGCCGGCCGCGGCCGTACGGGTCTCGTCGATGTCGGGGCGGGCGACGACGGTGTCGGTGATGGCCATCAGGTCGGTGTACGGCTTGTCGCCCCAGGCGCCCCAGCCCCGCTTGATGAACTCGTAGCCGTAGCCGGTGGACAGGGCCGGGTCGGGCATCAGCACGGCGTAGCCCCGGGCCACCCACACCCACGGGTTCCACCGCCAGGACCAGGAGTTCCACGAGCTGACCGGCCCGCCGTGGATCTTCAGCACGAGCGGGAACGGCGCGGTGCCGCCGTGCGGCAGAGCCAGCCAGGCCCGTACGCGGGATCCGTCGGCCACGGTCGTCTCGACCTCCTCGAGCCGTCCGGGAAGCTCCAGCGCCTCGGCCGGGCCGCGCAGGAACTCGACGGCAGCCGGTCCAGGCGACCCCGAAGCCGGACCACGCAGGAACTCGACGGACCCCGTGAGGCTGACCCGCACCGGTGAGGGCGGGCTGTCGACGGCGCTGCGCATCGCGTACGCCCAGCGGCCGTCGGGCGAGACGCGTACGTCGTAGTAGCAGCCGTTGTCCGGGGTGAGCCGGGTGACCTGCCCGTCGGCGGCGTCGACCCGCCACAGCGGCGCGCGCCCGTCGTCGTCGGCCGCCACGATCAGGGCGGCGCTGTCCGGGGTCCAGCGGGCCGGGCCGGGCCAGCGGTCCCAGTCGGCGGTCAGGGCCCGTACGGGACCACCGGCGAGCGGCGCGAGGCAGAGCCAGACGTCACCCGGCTCCTCGGTCGTGGAGCGGGCGCGCGCCGAGAACGCGACGGTGGCGCCGTCGGGCGAGATGTGAGGCGACTCGTAGTCGTGACCGGCGTCGTCGGCGATCGTGCGCCGCTCGCCGGTGGCGACGTCGATCGCGACGACCGTGGCGCGCAGCGACCCCGCCTGCTCGCTGACCGCCCAGGTGGCGACGACCGTACGTCCGTCGGGGCTGAGATCCCAGTCCCCCTCGTTGTCCAGCGCCGGCCCGACGTGCCCGGTCAGATCACGCAGCTCCAGCGAGTCGGACAGCGGGGCCGTGACCAGCCGCGGCAGGGCCGGGCCGAGGTCGTGGTCCCAGAACCGCACGGGGTATCCCTCGTGCAGCATCGCCGAGACGCCCGACTCCTTGCGCTGCTTGCGGACCTCCTCGTCGTCGCCGGCCCCCGCCGCCGAGGGCATGATCGGCGAACCGGCCACCAGCGTGCCGTCCGGGCTGACCCGCACGCCGCTGAGCCCGCCGGGCAGTTTCGCGATCACGTACGCGTCGCCGCCGCCGGCGGGTTGCCGCCACAGCGCCGAGACGTCCTCGTCGTCATCGCCGGGGCGCGGCCGGGCCGAGGTGAACAGCAGGTCGCCGCCGGGGGTGAAGGCGGCCGCGGCCTCACCCTTGACGCTGCGGGTGAGCCGCCGGGCGGGTCGCCGCCCCTCGGGGTCGACCTCCCACAGCGCGGTGGTGTAGCGGTTGTTCTCCTCGTTCGGGCCGGCCATGCCGACCACGAGCCGGCCGCCGTCGGGCGAGAGCCACAGCCCGTCGAGGCGGGGTAGACGAACGTACGCATCGAGGTCCGCGAAGGCAGTCACCGTCCGTTTCTATCACCGCCGGACGGGTGTTACCGACCCTGAAACGTCCTGTGACGACCGGCCGTCCCGTGCTCCGCAGCGGGTTAGCCTGCCCGGATGGACACGGCGGGAGCGGTGCTGCGTGCCGTTCTCGACCACGGCCCGGTGGCCCGCAGCTCGGTGGCGCGGGCGACCCGGTTGTCGGCCGCCTCGGTCAGCGGCGTCACGACCTCCCTGATCGGCCGGGGCCTGGTGCGGGAGGCGCCCGAGGCGGCCGGTCCGCCGGGCATCGGCCGCCCGACCGTGCCGCTGGACATCGATCCGGGGGCGGTCGCCGTGATCGGGGTGCACATCGCGGTGCCGCACGCCACGGTGGCCCTGCTCGACCTGCGCGGACGCGTGATCGAGCAGCACCGCGAGCCGCACGGTGAGCGCGACCCGGCGAGGGTGCTGGCCGGCCTGGCCGAGCGGATCGGGAAGCTCAGGCGCCGCCGCCGCATCCTGGGTGTGGGGGTGGCCACCGGCGGCTGGGTGGACGCGGTCGCCGGCACGGTGGTCGAGCATCCCGCGCTGGGCTGGCGCGACGTCCCGGTCGCCGCTGTGCTGTCGAAGGCAACCCGTTTCCCCGTACGGGTGGACAGCAACTCGCGGGCGCTGCTGCGCGCCGAGCAGTTGTTCGGCGAGGTCGCCGCCCGCGCCCGCAGGAGCGCCGTGCACATGTTCGTCGGCAATGTGGTCGACGTGGCGTTCGCGACCGGAGGCGTGGTGCATCAGGGGCCGCGCTCGGCCTCCGGCGCGGTGGCGCACCTGAGCGTCGAGGGATGCTCCGAGCGCTGCTCCTGCGGGCGTACGGGCTGCTTGCAGGCGGCGGTGTCGGAACAGACCCTCGTGCGCCGGGCCCAGGTTTCCGGGCTGCCGGAGCTGCTCGCCCGGGCCGAGGACGGCGACGCGTACGCCCTGTCGTTGTTCCACGAGCGGGCCCGGCTGGTCGGGCGGGCCGCGGCGCTGCTGCTCGACCTGTTCGACCCCGAGGTGCTGGTGGTGGCCGAGGCGGGCGCGAACCGGATCCCGGCCTGCCGGGCGACCCTGCGGGCCGAGGTGGCGGCCTGGTCCACGGCGGGCGCCGACGTCGAGCAGGTGGTGCGCGCGACCAGCTTCCCCCTCACCGTTCTGGCCGTCGCGGGCGGCGCGGTGGCGCTCGATCAGGTGTACGCGGAACCGCTCTCACCTGCGCGTACTTAATTCAGCCGGGCATTTGGTTGCCTTGTTCTCCTAGCTGTTTAGTATGAATTGCAGCGCGCTCCCGAACCCCCTCTGCAAGTGAACGGAGCCCCTCGTGAGGAGACTCTTACCCCTGTCCGCGGCCGTCCTGCTGGCCGGCGTCCTGACCGCCTGCGCGGGCAACGACGGCGGAACCAAGCTGGAACTGACCGCCGCGCTGCCGGAGAAGGTGCCCAGCGGCACCGAGATCCGCATCGGCGACCCGGCGATCCAGGCCGTTCTGGGCGCCTCGGGCCTGGACAAGGAGCTGACCGACGCCGGCGTCGCCGTCGAGTGGGCCAACATCAGCGGCGGCCCCCAGAGCATCCAGGCGTTCCGCGCCGACAAGCTCGACTGCAGCGCCGTCGCCGACATCCCGTCGCTGTTCGCCGCGTGGACCGGCACCTCCACCAAGATCGTGTTCCAGTCGGTGACCAAGGATCCGCTCAACCACCCGATCTATCAGCTCGGCATCGCGCCCGGCGTGAACGTCACGTCCCTGGCCGACCTGCGGGGCAAGAAGATCGCCTACAGCGCCGGGCAGGCCCAGGGCGCGCTCGTGCTGCGGGTGCTGCGGAAAGCCGGCCTGACCCGGAAGGACGTCACGCTGGTCGAGCTGACCAGCACCGGGGACTCGTACGTGACCGCCCTGGGCAGCAAGGCCGTCGACGTGGCGCCGATCGGGGCGGCGAACGTGAAGGTCTACAAGGGCAAGTACCCGGGGGCCACGGCGATCCTGACCGGCATCCGCGACGACGCGTCCACGCTGTACTGCCTGACCTCGGCCGTCGAGGACGCCGAGAAGGCCGCCGCGCTCAAGGTCTACGTCGGGCTGCGGGCCAAGGCGCTGCTGTGGCAGAACGAGAACCCGGACGGCTACGCCGCGGCCTACCTGCAGAAGGTGCAGGGGCTCAGCGCGGCCGACGCCAAGGACGTCATCGCCGCCGACGGCGCGAAGGCGATCCCGGCCACCTGGGACAACGCCATCGCCCGGCTGCAGGCCACCGCCGACCTGCTGGCGGCCGAGCAGAACCACGACAAGCTCGACGTGACAACGCTGGTCGACCGGCGCTTCGAAAAGGTCGAGGCCGAGGCCGCCGGTGACCGGGTCGTCAGCGGTGATGCCGCGTGACCGTCATCGACAAGGCGCCAACCACCACCCCGTACGAGGGTGACGTGCGCGTCGTGCGGCGCCGGCTCGGACCGGGGCGGCGGTTCCGGGGCGCGTTCTGGGCCGGCCCGGCGGTGGTCCTGGCGATCTGGGCGGCGGGCTCGGCGACCGGGCTGATCAAACCGGCCATCCTCACCTCCCCGTGGGACGTGGTGATCGCGTTCGGCACCCAGTGGACCGACCACGACCTGCTCGGCGACATCCTGTCCTCGCTCACCCGGGCCGCCTCCGGCCTGGCCATCGGTGTCCTCACCGGCGCGGTGCTGGCAGTGCTGTCCGGGCTGTCGCGGGTCGGCGAGTCGCTGATCGACGGGCCGATCCAGATCAAGCGCTCGATCCCCACGCTCGCCCTGATCCCGCTGTTCATCGCCTGGTTCGGCATCGGCCAGGAGATGAAGATCGTGACCATCGCGCTGATCAGCCTGGTCCCCATCTACGTGCACACCCACAACGGGCTGCGCGGCATCGACGGCCGCTACGCCGAACTGGCCGAGACCCTCGATCTGCGCCGCGGCGAGTTCGTGCGGCACGTGGTGCTGCCCGGCGCGCTGCCCGGGTTCCTGCTCGGCATGCGGTTCGCGGTCACCTCGTCGCTGCTGGGGCTGGTCGTGGTCGAGCAGTACAACGCGACCGCCGGCATCGGCCACATGATCACGCTGGCCGAGCAGTACGGGCAGACCGACGTCATCGTGGTCGGCCTGGTCATCTACGGCATCTTCGGCTACTGCGCCGACACCGCCGTCCGCCTGACCGGAAGGAAGGTGCTGGCATGGCGGCAAACCCTGGAGGGCTGATCACCGGCCCCGCCGTCCGCGTCCGCGACCTGCACCGCAGCTTCACCGAGAACGGCGGCGTGCTCAACGGCCTCGACCTGGACATCGCGCCGGGCGAGTTCGTGGCGCTGATCGGGCGCTCCGGCACCGGCAAGAGCACGCTGCTGCGGGCCCTCGCCGGGCTGGACCGCGACGTCGCCGGCCGCGGGCACATCACCGTCCCCGGCTCGGTGTCGGTCGTCTTCCAGGACTCGCGGCTGCTGCCGTGGAAGCGGGTGCTCGACAACGTCGTCTTCGGGTTGCGCACCGCCGACGCCGGCGCGCGGGGACGTCAGGCGCTCGCCGAGGTCGGGCTGGCCGGCCGGGAACGGGCGTGGCCGTTCGAGCTGTCCGGCGGCGAGCAGCAGCGTGCCTCGCTCGCGCGTTCCCTCGTACGGGAACCGCAGTTGCTCCTGGCCGACGAGCCGTTCGGCGCCCTGGACGCGCTCACCCGCATCCGCATGCACGCGTTGCTGCGCAAGCTGTGCGAGGCCCACCGGCCCGCCGTGCTGCTGATCACGCACGACGTCGACGAGGCCGTCGTGCTCGCCGACCGGGTGATCGTGCTCGACGGCGGGGTGGTGCGCACCGACGTACGGGTGGAGAAGGACCGGCCGCGCGACGAGCTGCGCCGCTTTCTGCTGGCCGAGCTGGGCGTCGAAGGAGAGGGCCGATGAGCCGCCAACTGCACTTCAACCTGTTCCTGCACGACACCGGGCATCACGAGGCGTCGTGGCGGCTGCCCGGCTCCGACCCGTACGCGAATCTCTCGCTCGCCGCCCATCAGCACCTCGCGCGGGTGGCCGAGGACGCCAAGTTCGACTCGGTGTTCCTGGCCGACAGCCCGGTGCTGTGGAGCGACCCGGGACGCCGCCCGGCCGGCAAGCTGGAACCGACGCTGCTGCTGGCCGCGCTGGCCGTCAACACCAGCCGGATCGGGCTCATCGCGACCGCGTCCACCTCGTACAACGAGCCCTACAACCTGGCCCGCCGCTTCGCCTCGCTCGACCACCTGTCCGGCGGGCGGGCCGGCTGGAACATCGTCACCACGGCAGGGGACGCCGCCGCGCGCAACTTCGGCCTGGCCGGTCAGCCGCTGCACCGCGACCGCTACGAGCGCGCCGACGAGTTCCTCGACGTGTCGACGAAACTGTGGGACAGCTGGGCCGACGACGCGATCGTGGCCGACAAGCAGGCCGGGGTGCACGCGCTGCGGGAACGTGTCCGGGCAATCGAGCACGCGGGGCAGTTCTTCCAGGTCGAGGGGGCGCTCAACCTGCCCCGGTCGCCGCAGGGCCACCCGCTGCTCGTGCAGGCCGGGTCGTCGGAGGACGGCAAGGACTTCGCCGCCAAGTGGGCCGAGGCCGTGTTCACCGCGCAGCCCACGCTGGCCGAGAGCCAGGCCTTCTACGCCGACCTCAAACGCCGGGTGGCCGGGCACGGGCGCGACCCCGATCACGTCGTCGTCCTGCCCGGCATCGTTCCGGTCATCGGGGACACCGAGGCCGAGGCGCGCGAACTCGACGCCGAACTCGACCGGCTGATCGCGCCGCGGTACGCCATCGGGACGCTCGCGCAGACGCTGCGCGTCGACCCCGGCCGGCTGCGCCTGGACGAGCCGCTGCCCGACGACCTGCCCGGCGAGGACGAGATCGAGGGGGCCAAGAGCCGCCGTACGCTGATCGTCGACTGGGCGCGCCGCGAGAACCTGACCGTGCGCCAGCTCATCGGCAAACTCGGCGGCGGCCGGGGGCACCGCACCTTCACCGGCACGCCCGCACAGGTGGCCGGCACCATCCAGCACTATTTCGAGAACGGCGCGGCCGACGGGTTCAACATCATGCCGGCCGTGCTGCCCTCGGGCATCGAGAAGTTCGCCGGCGAGGTCGTGCCCATCCTGCAGGAGCGGGGGCTTTTCCGTACGGAGTACACCGGCGCGACGCTGCGCGAGC from Paractinoplanes brasiliensis encodes the following:
- a CDS encoding IS982 family transposase; the protein is MDADLDTLLIALYVELDDRIIPASRPRRARRGPGRPPLVTDAELCCLAVAQVLLRYNDEHHWLRAAPGRVGHLFPRLLSQSEYNERLKNAADLFEAALRWLAGRTPGSAEPLRLMDATPIGCGQSKTTAQRSDLFGYAGYGYESAHSRWYWGTKLLLITTPDGTVTGFSLANPKLAGEREQTRQTLTRQPINRPEPGSIIVTDKGLSGADVEEFLDDLDLTLVRPARRDEKTPRPFPNWLRQRIEAIIWTLKNQLGLEHHNARVPAGLWTRVLQRLLALNAVIWHNWTIDAPVKRSLIAYDH
- a CDS encoding YndJ family transporter, coding for MDRLSGAGWAGLYAVVAVCVLLFVPLGLGALGHRTRLVRWWPAVAVPAVVAMTLPRGWVAGLLCLPYLVACSAVPVLLRRDWLVAFAAACLPVAAAGLAAERAGYALLGFPPGILGLTAAHFHVAGFGAMLLLALTGEHRLLAPAGVAVVGLGFVVGGTTGDLIELLDR
- a CDS encoding phytanoyl-CoA dioxygenase family protein, producing MTIAEGAREAIYTDGITALRGAFSVAWADAMREDIEAAFDEAINRPGGAVGRGPKRYYVEIHPEQLRGFVDLVTHPWVTAVCTDVLGPGYEIVELGFDIPFAGAVNQPWHRDFPMPEVTRKEGRLNSLAFNLTGVDTTDDMGPFEIAPGTQFDDSPEFGHEMFPPKTHYARYNELAVRKYPQRGDISARSALTVHRGTANKSELSRPVLVLGVDAPDATNGDKHAMAVTQGYWDALPEQVRDHLHCPIVDKLTPITQKHTIEGLVMGDA
- a CDS encoding LacI family DNA-binding transcriptional regulator, producing the protein MGANLRQVAERAGVSVRTVSNVVSGFPLVSPQTRERVQRVIDELQYKPNAAARHLRGGRSGLVALVLPEIASPYFGELAGHLADGAEAYAWTLLVQQTGGDAARERELLDGVRGQSVDGLIVSPWALSPAELTRRPDSAPLVLLGEQDADGLLDHVAIDNVAAAAALTRHLIESGRTRIAAVGLQPHLENGTAARRAQGYRQALAAAGIPYGKELEVDVKSLHRADGAAAMNRLLDSGTEFDAVFCFTDQLALGAMHVAIERGLRVPEDLAVAGFDDIEDGRYANPALTTVSPDKAALADAALACLAERVARRDDPPPARRIIVPYHLEVRGSAPLNGGSR
- a CDS encoding M28 family peptidase, yielding MVSRTLLKRVGAAAAAAVLLGGFAVAQPAQASGRSTDLAKSVTLAGVLRHLVAFQAIAKLNGDTRASGTPGYTRSADYVAGLMRAAGYRVTRQPFPFNFCSDDASSFTQNTPNLTTYVDQVDYDVLDCSGNGTATGTVVPVDLQLTTPNTSTSGCEAADFTGVTGNIALVQRGGCAFGIKAANAQAAGATGVIIMNQGNTTAPDRQDLFLGTLGDPVSIPAISISYPQGVAFAGTADLTVTITADTVAEVRQTENVIAESRYGDADNVVMAGAHLDSVPEGPGINDNGTGSAGILETALHARNLKSKNKLRFAWWGAEEANLVGSTFYVNSLTEAEHAKIKLYLNFDMIGSPNYMFGVYDGDDSAASGAGPGPDGSAQIEKVFLDFFAKRKQATAPSDFTGRSDYGPFIGTGIPAGGLFTGAEVEKTTEDVKKWGGIAGVAYDPCYHQACDSFTPERDGADKAVYAQLRKKYKLIGNVNTFALETNADAVATAVGKFAQDISSIPPRPATMAAAARISHAGGHGLVE
- a CDS encoding aminoglycoside phosphotransferase family protein — its product is MDEVSVVVAHSERATLRVGDVFLKVDGDPRRLDREVEAMALAPLPTPRVLWRRPNVLAVAAVPGMALGVLGEPSPASPAAWAAVGAAVRQLHEAPLPPWIGPGLDEITAELDAECEWLMGSGVLPPSLIRRNREVAGIALRPWKPAFVHGDMQITHFFVDGDQLVGVIDWSEAAQGDPLLDLAVLTLGHEERLDDLLAGYGADVDVDVIRAWWSVRSLTASRWLLEHGFDPNEPGCEFDVLRACR
- a CDS encoding dodecin, giving the protein MGNHVYRLTEVVGSSQESVDDAIRTAIRKAAQTVRNIEWFESQEIRGQVVDGDVAYFQVRLKIGFRVED